The genomic stretch TACCTTTTTGAGCGATGATATTTTCTAATGGTTTATTTGAAAGTTTTGATACAACTGCTATAAAAATTAATTTTTTCATCTCTAGTTTATTTTGCTCAACTGCTTTATTAATATTAGCTTCAGGTTGTTTTAAATAATTAGAAACATATTTAACAACCTCTTTTTTGTGTTTTTCTAACATTTTATTTGCTTTTTTATCGTGGTGATGGTGGTGTCTATGGTGTTCACCATCATTTGTTGTAGCATCATGGTCATGTTGTGGATGAACATAATAATTTGCTGCCTCAATTTTTTGGGCATTTACAGAAAGTGTACTAAGTGCGAAAACACTAACTACTGCACCTGCAAAAATAGCTTTTTTCATTTTCAAAACTCCTTTTCTTTTTGATTTTTTTATGATTACCAATTATTTAAGAAAAATTTACCATTAATGAAAATTTATTGAAATCTTAATCGAATTTTAATGTTTTTAGCATGGAGTATGAACTGTTTTTGCTGTGGTTAGTAATTTTGCAATAAAAAAAACTGTCCAAAGTTAGACAGTTTTTTAACCCCTTTTTTCGATTGCTAATATGAAAGGGGGATTATTTGCTTGATTTAAAAAACGATAAGTTAAAACATGAGCGAGGTCTTGTGGGATGTTTTGAGCAAAGTTCATCAATGCATCTTTTTCAATATCTCCACCTTCATGACCGTGATAAATGACAACTACAACAATTCCTTCAGGTGCCATTATTTCAATCAATTGTTCAATTGCTGAAATTGTTGACGCGGGTACTGTTACGATCTTTTTATCACTGCCAGGTAAGTAGCCAAGATTAAAAATTGCACCTTTTAACTTGCCGTGTAATGAAACTGGAATTACATCTTTTACATCCGCGTGACTTCTTTGTACAAGTGTAACTTGCTTGCTTACATTTTCATTGGCTATTCTTTCAGTTGTCTTTTGGATCGCTACATCTTGAATATCGAATCCATATACGTGTCCATTTTCGCCAACTATTTTTGCTAAAAAAACGGTATCATGACCATTACCAACGGTAGCATCAACGGTAATATCGCCTTCTTTTAAGGCTGACTGTAGGAGTTTTCTAGCATACGGTAAAATACGCTCTAGAATCATGTTAATTGTACTCGATTTTTTGCAAATTTACCTTGCCAGCTATTTCTACGTTCGAACTCTCGATCAATTGCATTCAATACTTCCCATTTTTTTAGGCTCCACATAGGTCCAATTAGTAAGTCCGGTGGACCGTCACCTGTTATACGATGAACAATTACATCGCTAGGAATGATTTCAAGCTGATCAACTACTAAGTTAATATAAGCATCAAAATCCATGAATTCAACAAGTCCTTTTTCATACTGCTTCATCATAGCAGTACCTTTTAGAAGGTGGAGTAAATGAATTTTAATTCCTTGAATATCAAGTTTAGCAACTTCCATTGCAGTTTCCATCATCATTTCCGGTGTTTCAAGAGGCAACCCGTTAATTATATGTGAACAAATACGAATATTGTGCTTTCTTAGTTTTTCAACGCCTTCTACATAAGTTTTATAATCATGTGCACGATTAATAATATTTGCAGTTTTCTCATGAACAGTCTGTAACCCTAATTCAACCCATAAGTAAGTTCGCTTATTTAAATCCGCAAGATATTCTACTACATCATCCGGTAAGCAATCTGGTCTTGTTGCAATTGATAAACCAACAACACCTTCTTGCTCTAAAATAGGCTCGAATTTTTGCTTTAATACTTCTACTGGTGCATGTGTATTTGTATAGGCTTGAAAATAACCTAAGTACTTTCCGTTTTGCCATTTCTCATGCATTTTATCTTTTATTTTGTGAAACTGAGTTAC from Arthrobacter citreus encodes the following:
- a CDS encoding methyltransferase domain-containing protein, translated to MILERILPYARKLLQSALKEGDITVDATVGNGHDTVFLAKIVGENGHVYGFDIQDVAIQKTTERIANENVSKQVTLVQRSHADVKDVIPVSLHGKLKGAIFNLGYLPGSDKKIVTVPASTISAIEQLIEIMAPEGIVVVVIYHGHEGGDIEKDALMNFAQNIPQDLAHVLTYRFLNQANNPPFILAIEKRG
- a CDS encoding TIGR01212 family radical SAM protein (This family includes YhcC from E. coli K-12, an uncharacterized radical SAM protein.), translated to MTKNNPFPYTIDHKRYHSWNYHLRQEFGGKVFKVSIDAGFDCPNRDGTVAFGGCTFCSASGSGDFAGDRAEDVVTQFHKIKDKMHEKWQNGKYLGYFQAYTNTHAPVEVLKQKFEPILEQEGVVGLSIATRPDCLPDDVVEYLADLNKRTYLWVELGLQTVHEKTANIINRAHDYKTYVEGVEKLRKHNIRICSHIINGLPLETPEMMMETAMEVAKLDIQGIKIHLLHLLKGTAMMKQYEKGLVEFMDFDAYINLVVDQLEIIPSDVIVHRITGDGPPDLLIGPMWSLKKWEVLNAIDREFERRNSWQGKFAKNRVQLT